Proteins encoded by one window of Kiritimatiellia bacterium:
- the accB gene encoding acetyl-CoA carboxylase biotin carboxyl carrier protein: MELEEIRQIIDLMNENGLNEFELEKNGVRLLIKKGPSGQVIHTVQAAAPPPATKPAETAPPAPDAAQNNCVEIKAPFVGTFYRAPSPDADPYVAEGQEVNADTVLCIVEAMKVMNEIKAEIRGIVRAILVENAHPVQYGQPLFRIEKI; the protein is encoded by the coding sequence ATGGAACTGGAAGAGATAAGGCAGATCATTGATTTGATGAATGAAAACGGCTTGAACGAGTTTGAACTTGAAAAAAACGGCGTGCGGCTGCTGATCAAGAAAGGCCCGTCCGGCCAGGTCATCCATACGGTGCAGGCGGCTGCTCCGCCGCCGGCGACCAAGCCGGCGGAAACCGCCCCGCCCGCTCCGGACGCCGCGCAAAATAATTGCGTGGAAATTAAGGCCCCGTTTGTCGGCACCTTTTACCGGGCGCCCTCGCCGGACGCCGATCCCTATGTGGCCGAAGGCCAGGAGGTGAATGCGGACACGGTTTTGTGCATCGTGGAGGCCATGAAGGTTATGAACGAAATCAAGGCGGAAATCCGCGGCATTGTGCGCGCGATTCTTGTGGAAAACGCCCACCCGGTCCAGTATGGCCAGCCCTTGTTCAGGATTGAAAAAATCTAA
- the aroQ gene encoding type II 3-dehydroquinate dehydratase: MGGMLKILLLNGPNLGRLGKREPGIYGTATLADIERVLQARAGASGAKICSFQSDIEGALVAKIGASEGVYDGIIFNPGAYTHTSIALRDALQSVQVPCVEVHLSNTAGREEFRRFSLTAAVCLGQIMGFGVLSYELALIALIDYLSGKRKKKRQKR; this comes from the coding sequence ATGGGGGGCATGTTAAAAATTCTTTTATTGAACGGCCCGAATCTGGGACGGCTCGGCAAACGCGAGCCGGGCATTTATGGAACGGCGACTCTGGCCGACATAGAACGCGTTCTCCAGGCGCGGGCCGGGGCAAGCGGGGCAAAAATATGCTCTTTCCAGAGTGATATTGAAGGGGCGCTCGTTGCCAAAATCGGCGCCAGCGAAGGAGTCTATGACGGCATTATTTTCAATCCGGGCGCCTACACGCATACAAGCATCGCCTTGCGGGACGCCCTTCAATCCGTGCAGGTTCCCTGCGTTGAGGTGCATCTTTCCAACACCGCCGGCCGCGAGGAGTTCCGGCGCTTCAGCCTGACGGCGGCGGTCTGTCTGGGACAGATCATGGGGTTCGGGGTTTTAAGTTATGAACTGGCGCTCATCGCCCTGATTGATTATCTTTCCGGAAAGCGCAAAAAGAAAAGACAAAAGAGGTAA
- the ricT gene encoding regulatory iron-sulfur-containing complex subunit RicT — protein MFRLLHVDCGDIHLWQCNVSPVLAINKGDECIVQKENHLEFGRVIMETRNGAAETSGAAPMVMRRATLQDQAVAHENILLSKNAWRICQEKVAAGNLPLRLIRVHYTFDRSRLMVMFTAEERIDYRQLVQALADELHARVEMNQIGARDAAALRGGMASCGRVMCCKSWLQKFENVHMSLAKNQGLPMRQTSINGMCGRLKCCLRFEYFSAYKKINSPPAAHPAALEGEEQRL, from the coding sequence ATGTTTCGTCTGCTTCACGTTGACTGCGGAGACATTCATTTGTGGCAATGCAACGTCTCCCCGGTCCTCGCCATTAACAAGGGCGACGAATGCATCGTTCAAAAGGAAAATCACCTGGAATTCGGACGCGTGATCATGGAGACCCGCAACGGCGCCGCGGAGACAAGCGGCGCCGCCCCCATGGTGATGAGACGGGCAACCCTGCAGGACCAGGCCGTGGCGCATGAAAACATCCTCTTATCCAAAAACGCATGGCGAATCTGCCAGGAAAAAGTCGCCGCCGGCAATCTCCCCCTGCGGCTGATCCGGGTCCACTACACGTTTGACCGTTCCCGCCTGATGGTTATGTTCACCGCCGAGGAAAGAATTGACTACCGCCAACTGGTACAGGCGCTGGCCGACGAACTCCATGCCCGGGTGGAGATGAATCAGATCGGCGCGCGCGACGCGGCCGCCCTGCGCGGCGGCATGGCTTCCTGCGGGCGGGTCATGTGCTGCAAGAGCTGGCTGCAGAAGTTTGAAAACGTGCACATGAGCCTGGCAAAGAACCAGGGCCTGCCCATGCGCCAGACATCAATCAACGGCATGTGCGGGCGGCTGAAATGCTGCCTGCGTTTTGAATATTTCAGCGCGTATAAAAAGATAAACAGTCCCCCGGCCGCGCATCCGGCGGCATTGGAGGGCGAAGAGCAGCGCCTTTAA
- a CDS encoding DNA polymerase III subunit has protein sequence MSGEVVNKLKQFQDSFAGGRMGHAYLIVGDPRGNAGQLAESILQMLFCAGKTERPCGNCNNCRRVSKRIHPDIIRIEPIKKSRGILVEQIEEVIRQTFQTTFEGGWKAVVFSDAERMNNEAANKLLKTLEEPPPRSIFLLLSNQPEALLPTIASRCQRVAMSDCAIDSNDELRPVVAKIAAGAASGGTAAGLLQAKEMLALLKEIREQAEHETAEWLRLAQVSGEQNEDLEEIGLGRTAAVYRERRRHVLHLLIMWQRDLLICASGLHDDSLLFYRSDADRLRAAASGLTYPQAMNNIAAVEKAQACLDQYLPENMVIERAFLQLAANTNAACRPCGERENVSSASR, from the coding sequence ATGAGCGGTGAAGTCGTTAATAAACTGAAACAATTTCAGGATAGTTTTGCCGGCGGCCGGATGGGGCATGCCTACCTGATCGTCGGCGACCCGCGCGGCAATGCCGGACAACTGGCGGAAAGCATCCTGCAGATGCTTTTTTGCGCCGGGAAAACAGAACGCCCCTGCGGAAACTGCAACAATTGCCGGCGGGTTTCAAAACGCATTCATCCTGATATTATCCGGATTGAGCCGATCAAAAAATCACGCGGCATCCTGGTGGAACAGATTGAGGAAGTGATCAGGCAGACTTTTCAAACAACCTTTGAAGGCGGCTGGAAGGCCGTTGTGTTCAGCGACGCCGAACGGATGAACAACGAGGCGGCGAACAAACTGCTGAAAACGCTGGAAGAGCCGCCCCCGCGCAGTATTTTTCTTTTGCTTTCCAATCAGCCGGAAGCCCTTCTGCCCACCATCGCTTCCCGCTGCCAGCGGGTCGCAATGAGCGATTGCGCCATTGATTCTAATGACGAATTGCGGCCGGTCGTGGCCAAGATCGCGGCCGGCGCGGCAAGCGGCGGGACTGCGGCCGGACTGCTCCAGGCGAAAGAAATGCTCGCCCTGCTTAAAGAAATACGGGAACAGGCCGAGCACGAGACGGCCGAATGGCTGCGCCTGGCCCAGGTAAGCGGCGAACAGAACGAAGACCTGGAAGAAATAGGCCTGGGAAGAACAGCCGCCGTTTATCGCGAGCGCCGCCGCCACGTATTGCACCTGTTGATTATGTGGCAGAGGGATTTGCTCATTTGCGCCAGCGGCCTGCATGATGACAGCCTGCTGTTTTACCGTTCCGATGCCGACCGGCTCCGGGCGGCGGCATCCGGATTGACATATCCGCAGGCAATGAATAACATAGCCGCGGTTGAGAAAGCGCAGGCATGCCTTGACCAATATCTGCCCGAAAACATGGTTATAGAAAGGGCGTTTCTGCAACTGGCTGCCAACACCAATGCCGCATGCCGCCCCTGCGGGGAAAGGGAAAATGTTTCGTCTGCTTCACGTTGA